In one Columba livia isolate bColLiv1 breed racing homer chromosome 23, bColLiv1.pat.W.v2, whole genome shotgun sequence genomic region, the following are encoded:
- the MAPT gene encoding microtubule-associated protein tau isoform X22, whose protein sequence is MAEQRQDVTAMEDHAAGQEKHIPSGYPLQIPVDDGSDEPVSETSDAKSTPTTEDATAPLVEEGDHEDQGGVEQHGEIPEGTTAEEAGVGATPTLEDHAAGDAVQGRVDSKDKEGTGAEEKKPKKSSPSTANPPGDRPSIPPQRHTSSSTAPSKTPSSPASTSKRVPSVTSRPAIARMHETKAKGPEVRGGTKSAVPRSAAGQAQKNSTNATRIPAKTPTAPKTPPSSGRKEQKKPPPAAAKSEKAREPKKVAVVRTPPKSPASAKSRIQPSAAPMPDLKNVKSKIGSTENLKHQPGGGKVQIVYKPVDLSHVTSKCGSLGNIHHKPGGGQVEVKSEKLDFKDKVQSKIGSLDNISHVPGGGNKKIETHKLTFRENAKAKTDHGAEIVYKSPTISGDASPRRLSNVSSTGSINMVDSPQLATLADEVSASLAKQGL, encoded by the exons ATGGCGGAGCAGCGTCAGGACGTCACCGCAATGGAGGATCACGCAGCCGGCCAGGAGAAGCACATCCCATCAG GCTATCCCCTTCAGATACCAGTCGATGATGGATCGGATGAGCCTGTTTCTGAAACATCTGACGCTAAGAGCACCCCAACTACGGAAG ATGCCACAGCACCTTTAGTGGAGGAAGGAGACCACGAGGATCAGGGTGGTGTCGAACAGCACGGGGAGATACCAGAAGGAACCACAG CTGAAGAGGCGGGCGTAGGAGCCACCCCCACCCTGGAGGACCACGCGGCAGGAGATGCTGTTCAAG GTCGCGTTGACAGCAAAGACAAGGAAGGGACTGGAGCTGAGGAAAAGAAACCGAAG AAATCCTCACCTTCCACTGCCAACCCCCCAGGCGACAGACCCTCCATCCCCCCCCAACGACACACCTCCTCTAGCACAGCCCCTTCGAAAACACCCTCCAGCCCTGCTTCCACCTCTAAACGAGTCCCTTCTGTCACATCCCGACCTGCCATTGCAAGAATGCACGAAACAAAAGCCAAG GGCCCGGAGGTGAGAGGTGGCACGAAGTCGGCCGTGCCGCGGTCCGCAGCCGGGCAGGCGCAGAAGAACTCGACCAACGCCACGCGTATCCCAGCAAAGACGCCCACGGCGCCCAAGACGCCTCCCAGCTCCG gcagaaaggagcagaaaaaaccacctcctgcagcagcgaAGTCTGAGAAAG CCAGGGAGCCCAAGAAGGTGGCAGTGGTGCGCACACCGCCCAAATCCCCCGCGTCCGCCAAGAGCCGCATCCAGCCGTCAGCTGCACCCATGCCTGATCTGAAAAACGTCAAGTCCAAAATTGGCTCAACTGAAAACCTGAAGCACCAGCCCGGAGGTGGCAAG GTTCAAATCGTTTACAAGCCAGTTGACCTGAGCCACGTGACATCCAAATGTGGTTCCCTGGGCAACATCCATCACAAACCAG GCGGTGGCCAGGTGGAGGTGAAATCTGAGAAACTGGACTTCAAAGATAAGGTGCAATCAAAAATCGGGTCCCTAGATAACATCAGCCACGTCCCTGGTGGAGGAAATAAGAAG ATTGAGACTCATAAGCTGACTTTCCGCGAGAATGCCAAAGCCAAGACCGACCATGGCGCTGAAATTGTCTACAAGTCCCCCACCATCTCTGGAGACGCCTCCCCGCGCCGCCTTAGCAACGTCTCCTCCACTGGCAGCATCAATATGGTGGACTCCCCCCAGCTCGCCACACTGGCTGACGAAGTGTCCGCTTCGCTGGCCAAGCAGGGCTTGTGA
- the MAPT gene encoding microtubule-associated protein tau isoform X25 translates to MAEQRQDVTAMEDHAAGQEKHIPSGYPLQIPVDDGSDEPVSETSDAKSTPTTEAEEAGVGATPTLEDHAAGDAVQGRVDSKDKEGTGAEEKKPKGPEVRGGTKSAVPRSAAGQAQKNSTNATRIPAKTPTAPKTPPSSGRKEQKKPPPAAAKSEKGEQPKSGDRSGYSSPGSPGTPGSRSRTPSLPTPPAREPKKVAVVRTPPKSPASAKSRIQPSAAPMPDLKNVKSKIGSTENLKHQPGGGKVQIVYKPVDLSHVTSKCGSLGNIHHKPGGGQVEVKSEKLDFKDKVQSKIGSLDNISHVPGGGNKKIETHKLTFRENAKAKTDHGAEIVYKSPTISGDASPRRLSNVSSTGSINMVDSPQLATLADEVSASLAKQGL, encoded by the exons ATGGCGGAGCAGCGTCAGGACGTCACCGCAATGGAGGATCACGCAGCCGGCCAGGAGAAGCACATCCCATCAG GCTATCCCCTTCAGATACCAGTCGATGATGGATCGGATGAGCCTGTTTCTGAAACATCTGACGCTAAGAGCACCCCAACTACGGAAG CTGAAGAGGCGGGCGTAGGAGCCACCCCCACCCTGGAGGACCACGCGGCAGGAGATGCTGTTCAAG GTCGCGTTGACAGCAAAGACAAGGAAGGGACTGGAGCTGAGGAAAAGAAACCGAAG GGCCCGGAGGTGAGAGGTGGCACGAAGTCGGCCGTGCCGCGGTCCGCAGCCGGGCAGGCGCAGAAGAACTCGACCAACGCCACGCGTATCCCAGCAAAGACGCCCACGGCGCCCAAGACGCCTCCCAGCTCCG gcagaaaggagcagaaaaaaccacctcctgcagcagcgaAGTCTGAGAAAG GTGAGCAGCCAAAGTCTGGAGACAGAAGCGGTTACAGCAGCCCCGGCTCTCCCGGGACCCCGGGCAGCCGTTCCCGCACTCCCTCTCTGCCCACCCCACCAGCCAGGGAGCCCAAGAAGGTGGCAGTGGTGCGCACACCGCCCAAATCCCCCGCGTCCGCCAAGAGCCGCATCCAGCCGTCAGCTGCACCCATGCCTGATCTGAAAAACGTCAAGTCCAAAATTGGCTCAACTGAAAACCTGAAGCACCAGCCCGGAGGTGGCAAG GTTCAAATCGTTTACAAGCCAGTTGACCTGAGCCACGTGACATCCAAATGTGGTTCCCTGGGCAACATCCATCACAAACCAG GCGGTGGCCAGGTGGAGGTGAAATCTGAGAAACTGGACTTCAAAGATAAGGTGCAATCAAAAATCGGGTCCCTAGATAACATCAGCCACGTCCCTGGTGGAGGAAATAAGAAG ATTGAGACTCATAAGCTGACTTTCCGCGAGAATGCCAAAGCCAAGACCGACCATGGCGCTGAAATTGTCTACAAGTCCCCCACCATCTCTGGAGACGCCTCCCCGCGCCGCCTTAGCAACGTCTCCTCCACTGGCAGCATCAATATGGTGGACTCCCCCCAGCTCGCCACACTGGCTGACGAAGTGTCCGCTTCGCTGGCCAAGCAGGGCTTGTGA
- the MAPT gene encoding microtubule-associated protein tau isoform X27, with amino-acid sequence MAEQRQDVTAMEDHAAGQEKHIPSGYPLQIPVDDGSDEPVSETSDAKSTPTTEAEEAGVGATPTLEDHAAGDAVQGRVDSKDKEGTGAEEKKPKGPEVRGGTKSAVPRSAAGQAQKNSTNATRIPAKTPTAPKTPPSSGRKEQKKPPPAAAKSEKGEQPKSGDRSGYSSPGSPGTPGSRSRTPSLPTPPAREPKKVAVVRTPPKSPASAKSRIQPSAAPMPDLKNVKSKIGSTENLKHQPGGGKVQIINKKLDFSSVQSKCGSKDNIKHIPGGGSVQIVYKPVDLSHVTSKCGSLGNIHHKPGGGQVEVKSEKLDFKDKVQSKIGSLDNISHVPGGGNKKIETHKLTFRENAKAKTDHGAEIVYKSPTISGDASPRRLSNVSSTGSINMVDSPQLATLADEVSASLAKQGL; translated from the exons ATGGCGGAGCAGCGTCAGGACGTCACCGCAATGGAGGATCACGCAGCCGGCCAGGAGAAGCACATCCCATCAG GCTATCCCCTTCAGATACCAGTCGATGATGGATCGGATGAGCCTGTTTCTGAAACATCTGACGCTAAGAGCACCCCAACTACGGAAG CTGAAGAGGCGGGCGTAGGAGCCACCCCCACCCTGGAGGACCACGCGGCAGGAGATGCTGTTCAAG GTCGCGTTGACAGCAAAGACAAGGAAGGGACTGGAGCTGAGGAAAAGAAACCGAAG GGCCCGGAGGTGAGAGGTGGCACGAAGTCGGCCGTGCCGCGGTCCGCAGCCGGGCAGGCGCAGAAGAACTCGACCAACGCCACGCGTATCCCAGCAAAGACGCCCACGGCGCCCAAGACGCCTCCCAGCTCCG gcagaaaggagcagaaaaaaccacctcctgcagcagcgaAGTCTGAGAAAG GTGAGCAGCCAAAGTCTGGAGACAGAAGCGGTTACAGCAGCCCCGGCTCTCCCGGGACCCCGGGCAGCCGTTCCCGCACTCCCTCTCTGCCCACCCCACCAGCCAGGGAGCCCAAGAAGGTGGCAGTGGTGCGCACACCGCCCAAATCCCCCGCGTCCGCCAAGAGCCGCATCCAGCCGTCAGCTGCACCCATGCCTGATCTGAAAAACGTCAAGTCCAAAATTGGCTCAACTGAAAACCTGAAGCACCAGCCCGGAGGTGGCAAG GTGCAGATTATTAATAAGAAGCTGGACTTTAGCAGCGTTCAATCCAAGTGTGGCTCAAAGGATAATATCAAACACATCCCGGGAGGAGGCAGT GTTCAAATCGTTTACAAGCCAGTTGACCTGAGCCACGTGACATCCAAATGTGGTTCCCTGGGCAACATCCATCACAAACCAG GCGGTGGCCAGGTGGAGGTGAAATCTGAGAAACTGGACTTCAAAGATAAGGTGCAATCAAAAATCGGGTCCCTAGATAACATCAGCCACGTCCCTGGTGGAGGAAATAAGAAG ATTGAGACTCATAAGCTGACTTTCCGCGAGAATGCCAAAGCCAAGACCGACCATGGCGCTGAAATTGTCTACAAGTCCCCCACCATCTCTGGAGACGCCTCCCCGCGCCGCCTTAGCAACGTCTCCTCCACTGGCAGCATCAATATGGTGGACTCCCCCCAGCTCGCCACACTGGCTGACGAAGTGTCCGCTTCGCTGGCCAAGCAGGGCTTGTGA
- the MAPT gene encoding microtubule-associated protein tau isoform X16, whose amino-acid sequence MAEQRQDVTAMEDHAAGQEKHIPSGYPLQIPVDDGSDEPVSETSDAKSTPTTEDATAPLVEEGDHEDQGGVEQHGEIPEGTTAEEAGVGATPTLEDHAAGDAVQGRVDSKDKEGTGAEEKKPKKSSPSTANPPGDRPSIPPQRHTSSSTAPSKTPSSPASTSKRVPSVTSRPAIARMHETKAKGPEVRGGTKSAVPRSAAGQAQKNSTNATRIPAKTPTAPKTPPSSGRKEQKKPPPAAAKSEKAREPKKVAVVRTPPKSPASAKSRIQPSAAPMPDLKNVKSKIGSTENLKHQPGGGKVQIINKKLDFSSVQSKCGSKDNIKHIPGGGSVQIINKKLDFSSVQSRCGSKDNIKHIPGGGSVQIVYKPVDLSHVTSKCGSLGNIHHKPGGGQVEVKSEKLDFKDKVQSKIGSLDNISHVPGGGNKKIETHKLTFRENAKAKTDHGAEIVYKSPTISGDASPRRLSNVSSTGSINMVDSPQLATLADEVSASLAKQGL is encoded by the exons ATGGCGGAGCAGCGTCAGGACGTCACCGCAATGGAGGATCACGCAGCCGGCCAGGAGAAGCACATCCCATCAG GCTATCCCCTTCAGATACCAGTCGATGATGGATCGGATGAGCCTGTTTCTGAAACATCTGACGCTAAGAGCACCCCAACTACGGAAG ATGCCACAGCACCTTTAGTGGAGGAAGGAGACCACGAGGATCAGGGTGGTGTCGAACAGCACGGGGAGATACCAGAAGGAACCACAG CTGAAGAGGCGGGCGTAGGAGCCACCCCCACCCTGGAGGACCACGCGGCAGGAGATGCTGTTCAAG GTCGCGTTGACAGCAAAGACAAGGAAGGGACTGGAGCTGAGGAAAAGAAACCGAAG AAATCCTCACCTTCCACTGCCAACCCCCCAGGCGACAGACCCTCCATCCCCCCCCAACGACACACCTCCTCTAGCACAGCCCCTTCGAAAACACCCTCCAGCCCTGCTTCCACCTCTAAACGAGTCCCTTCTGTCACATCCCGACCTGCCATTGCAAGAATGCACGAAACAAAAGCCAAG GGCCCGGAGGTGAGAGGTGGCACGAAGTCGGCCGTGCCGCGGTCCGCAGCCGGGCAGGCGCAGAAGAACTCGACCAACGCCACGCGTATCCCAGCAAAGACGCCCACGGCGCCCAAGACGCCTCCCAGCTCCG gcagaaaggagcagaaaaaaccacctcctgcagcagcgaAGTCTGAGAAAG CCAGGGAGCCCAAGAAGGTGGCAGTGGTGCGCACACCGCCCAAATCCCCCGCGTCCGCCAAGAGCCGCATCCAGCCGTCAGCTGCACCCATGCCTGATCTGAAAAACGTCAAGTCCAAAATTGGCTCAACTGAAAACCTGAAGCACCAGCCCGGAGGTGGCAAG GTGCAGATTATTAATAAGAAGCTGGACTTTAGCAGCGTTCAATCCAAGTGTGGCTCAAAGGATAATATCAAACACATCCCGGGAGGAGGCAGT GTGCAGATTATTAATAAGAAGCTGGACTTTAGCAGCGTTCAATCCAGGTGTGGCTCAAAGGATAATATCAAACACATCCCAGGAGGAGGCAGT GTTCAAATCGTTTACAAGCCAGTTGACCTGAGCCACGTGACATCCAAATGTGGTTCCCTGGGCAACATCCATCACAAACCAG GCGGTGGCCAGGTGGAGGTGAAATCTGAGAAACTGGACTTCAAAGATAAGGTGCAATCAAAAATCGGGTCCCTAGATAACATCAGCCACGTCCCTGGTGGAGGAAATAAGAAG ATTGAGACTCATAAGCTGACTTTCCGCGAGAATGCCAAAGCCAAGACCGACCATGGCGCTGAAATTGTCTACAAGTCCCCCACCATCTCTGGAGACGCCTCCCCGCGCCGCCTTAGCAACGTCTCCTCCACTGGCAGCATCAATATGGTGGACTCCCCCCAGCTCGCCACACTGGCTGACGAAGTGTCCGCTTCGCTGGCCAAGCAGGGCTTGTGA
- the MAPT gene encoding microtubule-associated protein tau isoform X13, whose amino-acid sequence MAEQRQDVTAMEDHAAGQEKHIPSGYPLQIPVDDGSDEPVSETSDAKSTPTTEDATAPLVEEGDHEDQGGVEQHGEIPEGTTAEEAGVGATPTLEDHAAGDAVQGRVDSKDKEGTGAEEKKPKKSSPSTANPPGDRPSIPPQRHTSSSTAPSKTPSSPASTSKRVPSVTSRPAIARMHETKAKGPEVRGGTKSAVPRSAAGQAQKNSTNATRIPAKTPTAPKTPPSSGRKEQKKPPPAAAKSEKGEQPKSGDRSGYSSPGSPGTPGSRSRTPSLPTPPAREPKKVAVVRTPPKSPASAKSRIQPSAAPMPDLKNVKSKIGSTENLKHQPGGGKVQIINKKLDFSSVQSKCGSKDNIKHIPGGGSVQIINKKLDFSSVQSRCGSKDNIKHIPGGGSVQIVYKPVDLSHVTSKCGSLGNIHHKPGGGQVEVKSEKLDFKDKVQSKIGSLDNISHVPGGGNKKIETHKLTFRENAKAKTDHGAEIVYKSPTISGDASPRRLSNVSSTGSINMVDSPQLATLADEVSASLAKQGL is encoded by the exons ATGGCGGAGCAGCGTCAGGACGTCACCGCAATGGAGGATCACGCAGCCGGCCAGGAGAAGCACATCCCATCAG GCTATCCCCTTCAGATACCAGTCGATGATGGATCGGATGAGCCTGTTTCTGAAACATCTGACGCTAAGAGCACCCCAACTACGGAAG ATGCCACAGCACCTTTAGTGGAGGAAGGAGACCACGAGGATCAGGGTGGTGTCGAACAGCACGGGGAGATACCAGAAGGAACCACAG CTGAAGAGGCGGGCGTAGGAGCCACCCCCACCCTGGAGGACCACGCGGCAGGAGATGCTGTTCAAG GTCGCGTTGACAGCAAAGACAAGGAAGGGACTGGAGCTGAGGAAAAGAAACCGAAG AAATCCTCACCTTCCACTGCCAACCCCCCAGGCGACAGACCCTCCATCCCCCCCCAACGACACACCTCCTCTAGCACAGCCCCTTCGAAAACACCCTCCAGCCCTGCTTCCACCTCTAAACGAGTCCCTTCTGTCACATCCCGACCTGCCATTGCAAGAATGCACGAAACAAAAGCCAAG GGCCCGGAGGTGAGAGGTGGCACGAAGTCGGCCGTGCCGCGGTCCGCAGCCGGGCAGGCGCAGAAGAACTCGACCAACGCCACGCGTATCCCAGCAAAGACGCCCACGGCGCCCAAGACGCCTCCCAGCTCCG gcagaaaggagcagaaaaaaccacctcctgcagcagcgaAGTCTGAGAAAG GTGAGCAGCCAAAGTCTGGAGACAGAAGCGGTTACAGCAGCCCCGGCTCTCCCGGGACCCCGGGCAGCCGTTCCCGCACTCCCTCTCTGCCCACCCCACCAGCCAGGGAGCCCAAGAAGGTGGCAGTGGTGCGCACACCGCCCAAATCCCCCGCGTCCGCCAAGAGCCGCATCCAGCCGTCAGCTGCACCCATGCCTGATCTGAAAAACGTCAAGTCCAAAATTGGCTCAACTGAAAACCTGAAGCACCAGCCCGGAGGTGGCAAG GTGCAGATTATTAATAAGAAGCTGGACTTTAGCAGCGTTCAATCCAAGTGTGGCTCAAAGGATAATATCAAACACATCCCGGGAGGAGGCAGT GTGCAGATTATTAATAAGAAGCTGGACTTTAGCAGCGTTCAATCCAGGTGTGGCTCAAAGGATAATATCAAACACATCCCAGGAGGAGGCAGT GTTCAAATCGTTTACAAGCCAGTTGACCTGAGCCACGTGACATCCAAATGTGGTTCCCTGGGCAACATCCATCACAAACCAG GCGGTGGCCAGGTGGAGGTGAAATCTGAGAAACTGGACTTCAAAGATAAGGTGCAATCAAAAATCGGGTCCCTAGATAACATCAGCCACGTCCCTGGTGGAGGAAATAAGAAG ATTGAGACTCATAAGCTGACTTTCCGCGAGAATGCCAAAGCCAAGACCGACCATGGCGCTGAAATTGTCTACAAGTCCCCCACCATCTCTGGAGACGCCTCCCCGCGCCGCCTTAGCAACGTCTCCTCCACTGGCAGCATCAATATGGTGGACTCCCCCCAGCTCGCCACACTGGCTGACGAAGTGTCCGCTTCGCTGGCCAAGCAGGGCTTGTGA
- the MAPT gene encoding microtubule-associated protein tau isoform X14 yields the protein MAEQRQDVTAMEDHAAGQEKHIPSGYPLQIPVDDGSDEPVSETSDAKSTPTTEAEEAGVGATPTLEDHAAGDAVQGRVDSKDKEGTGAEEKKPKKSSPSTANPPGDRPSIPPQRHTSSSTAPSKTPSSPASTSKRVPSVTSRPAIARMHETKAKGPEVRGGTKSAVPRSAAGQAQKNSTNATRIPAKTPTAPKTPPSSGRKEQKKPPPAAAKSEKGEQPKSGDRSGYSSPGSPGTPGSRSRTPSLPTPPAREPKKVAVVRTPPKSPASAKSRIQPSAAPMPDLKNVKSKIGSTENLKHQPGGGKVQIINKKLDFSSVQSKCGSKDNIKHIPGGGSVQIINKKLDFSSVQSRCGSKDNIKHIPGGGSVQIVYKPVDLSHVTSKCGSLGNIHHKPGGGQVEVKSEKLDFKDKVQSKIGSLDNISHVPGGGNKKIETHKLTFRENAKAKTDHGAEIVYKSPTISGDASPRRLSNVSSTGSINMVDSPQLATLADEVSASLAKQGL from the exons ATGGCGGAGCAGCGTCAGGACGTCACCGCAATGGAGGATCACGCAGCCGGCCAGGAGAAGCACATCCCATCAG GCTATCCCCTTCAGATACCAGTCGATGATGGATCGGATGAGCCTGTTTCTGAAACATCTGACGCTAAGAGCACCCCAACTACGGAAG CTGAAGAGGCGGGCGTAGGAGCCACCCCCACCCTGGAGGACCACGCGGCAGGAGATGCTGTTCAAG GTCGCGTTGACAGCAAAGACAAGGAAGGGACTGGAGCTGAGGAAAAGAAACCGAAG AAATCCTCACCTTCCACTGCCAACCCCCCAGGCGACAGACCCTCCATCCCCCCCCAACGACACACCTCCTCTAGCACAGCCCCTTCGAAAACACCCTCCAGCCCTGCTTCCACCTCTAAACGAGTCCCTTCTGTCACATCCCGACCTGCCATTGCAAGAATGCACGAAACAAAAGCCAAG GGCCCGGAGGTGAGAGGTGGCACGAAGTCGGCCGTGCCGCGGTCCGCAGCCGGGCAGGCGCAGAAGAACTCGACCAACGCCACGCGTATCCCAGCAAAGACGCCCACGGCGCCCAAGACGCCTCCCAGCTCCG gcagaaaggagcagaaaaaaccacctcctgcagcagcgaAGTCTGAGAAAG GTGAGCAGCCAAAGTCTGGAGACAGAAGCGGTTACAGCAGCCCCGGCTCTCCCGGGACCCCGGGCAGCCGTTCCCGCACTCCCTCTCTGCCCACCCCACCAGCCAGGGAGCCCAAGAAGGTGGCAGTGGTGCGCACACCGCCCAAATCCCCCGCGTCCGCCAAGAGCCGCATCCAGCCGTCAGCTGCACCCATGCCTGATCTGAAAAACGTCAAGTCCAAAATTGGCTCAACTGAAAACCTGAAGCACCAGCCCGGAGGTGGCAAG GTGCAGATTATTAATAAGAAGCTGGACTTTAGCAGCGTTCAATCCAAGTGTGGCTCAAAGGATAATATCAAACACATCCCGGGAGGAGGCAGT GTGCAGATTATTAATAAGAAGCTGGACTTTAGCAGCGTTCAATCCAGGTGTGGCTCAAAGGATAATATCAAACACATCCCAGGAGGAGGCAGT GTTCAAATCGTTTACAAGCCAGTTGACCTGAGCCACGTGACATCCAAATGTGGTTCCCTGGGCAACATCCATCACAAACCAG GCGGTGGCCAGGTGGAGGTGAAATCTGAGAAACTGGACTTCAAAGATAAGGTGCAATCAAAAATCGGGTCCCTAGATAACATCAGCCACGTCCCTGGTGGAGGAAATAAGAAG ATTGAGACTCATAAGCTGACTTTCCGCGAGAATGCCAAAGCCAAGACCGACCATGGCGCTGAAATTGTCTACAAGTCCCCCACCATCTCTGGAGACGCCTCCCCGCGCCGCCTTAGCAACGTCTCCTCCACTGGCAGCATCAATATGGTGGACTCCCCCCAGCTCGCCACACTGGCTGACGAAGTGTCCGCTTCGCTGGCCAAGCAGGGCTTGTGA
- the MAPT gene encoding microtubule-associated protein tau isoform X17: MAEQRQDVTAMEDHAAGQEKHIPSAEEAGVGATPTLEDHAAGDAVQGRVDSKDKEGTGAEEKKPKKSSPSTANPPGDRPSIPPQRHTSSSTAPSKTPSSPASTSKRVPSVTSRPAIARMHETKAKGPEVRGGTKSAVPRSAAGQAQKNSTNATRIPAKTPTAPKTPPSSGRKEQKKPPPAAAKSEKGEQPKSGDRSGYSSPGSPGTPGSRSRTPSLPTPPAREPKKVAVVRTPPKSPASAKSRIQPSAAPMPDLKNVKSKIGSTENLKHQPGGGKVQIINKKLDFSSVQSKCGSKDNIKHIPGGGSVQIINKKLDFSSVQSRCGSKDNIKHIPGGGSVQIVYKPVDLSHVTSKCGSLGNIHHKPGGGQVEVKSEKLDFKDKVQSKIGSLDNISHVPGGGNKKIETHKLTFRENAKAKTDHGAEIVYKSPTISGDASPRRLSNVSSTGSINMVDSPQLATLADEVSASLAKQGL, encoded by the exons ATGGCGGAGCAGCGTCAGGACGTCACCGCAATGGAGGATCACGCAGCCGGCCAGGAGAAGCACATCCCATCAG CTGAAGAGGCGGGCGTAGGAGCCACCCCCACCCTGGAGGACCACGCGGCAGGAGATGCTGTTCAAG GTCGCGTTGACAGCAAAGACAAGGAAGGGACTGGAGCTGAGGAAAAGAAACCGAAG AAATCCTCACCTTCCACTGCCAACCCCCCAGGCGACAGACCCTCCATCCCCCCCCAACGACACACCTCCTCTAGCACAGCCCCTTCGAAAACACCCTCCAGCCCTGCTTCCACCTCTAAACGAGTCCCTTCTGTCACATCCCGACCTGCCATTGCAAGAATGCACGAAACAAAAGCCAAG GGCCCGGAGGTGAGAGGTGGCACGAAGTCGGCCGTGCCGCGGTCCGCAGCCGGGCAGGCGCAGAAGAACTCGACCAACGCCACGCGTATCCCAGCAAAGACGCCCACGGCGCCCAAGACGCCTCCCAGCTCCG gcagaaaggagcagaaaaaaccacctcctgcagcagcgaAGTCTGAGAAAG GTGAGCAGCCAAAGTCTGGAGACAGAAGCGGTTACAGCAGCCCCGGCTCTCCCGGGACCCCGGGCAGCCGTTCCCGCACTCCCTCTCTGCCCACCCCACCAGCCAGGGAGCCCAAGAAGGTGGCAGTGGTGCGCACACCGCCCAAATCCCCCGCGTCCGCCAAGAGCCGCATCCAGCCGTCAGCTGCACCCATGCCTGATCTGAAAAACGTCAAGTCCAAAATTGGCTCAACTGAAAACCTGAAGCACCAGCCCGGAGGTGGCAAG GTGCAGATTATTAATAAGAAGCTGGACTTTAGCAGCGTTCAATCCAAGTGTGGCTCAAAGGATAATATCAAACACATCCCGGGAGGAGGCAGT GTGCAGATTATTAATAAGAAGCTGGACTTTAGCAGCGTTCAATCCAGGTGTGGCTCAAAGGATAATATCAAACACATCCCAGGAGGAGGCAGT GTTCAAATCGTTTACAAGCCAGTTGACCTGAGCCACGTGACATCCAAATGTGGTTCCCTGGGCAACATCCATCACAAACCAG GCGGTGGCCAGGTGGAGGTGAAATCTGAGAAACTGGACTTCAAAGATAAGGTGCAATCAAAAATCGGGTCCCTAGATAACATCAGCCACGTCCCTGGTGGAGGAAATAAGAAG ATTGAGACTCATAAGCTGACTTTCCGCGAGAATGCCAAAGCCAAGACCGACCATGGCGCTGAAATTGTCTACAAGTCCCCCACCATCTCTGGAGACGCCTCCCCGCGCCGCCTTAGCAACGTCTCCTCCACTGGCAGCATCAATATGGTGGACTCCCCCCAGCTCGCCACACTGGCTGACGAAGTGTCCGCTTCGCTGGCCAAGCAGGGCTTGTGA